A portion of the Pseudomonas protegens CHA0 genome contains these proteins:
- a CDS encoding ABC transporter ATP-binding protein has product MSHAESILQVSDISLSFKGVKAINQLSFEVRRGEICALIGPNGAGKSSLLNVLNGVYRFDAGTIVFERQPLQRIDPLDAARRGIGRTFQNNALFKKMSVLDNLLTGLSRHSRARFIEQALGLPRARREARAFRQLAEGILQFLELQALRDVPVGNLAYGLQKRVELGRALIAGPSLLLLDEPLAGMNAEEKQEMARFIADINRDLGTTVVLIEHDMAVVMDLCDHVVVLDYGRKVGDGTPAEVQANPEVIAAYLGAVH; this is encoded by the coding sequence ATGAGCCACGCCGAATCCATTTTGCAAGTCAGTGACATCTCCCTGTCGTTCAAGGGGGTCAAGGCCATCAATCAACTGTCGTTCGAGGTGCGCCGGGGCGAGATCTGTGCCCTGATCGGCCCCAATGGCGCGGGCAAGAGTTCGCTGCTCAACGTGCTCAACGGGGTCTATCGCTTTGACGCCGGGACCATCGTGTTCGAGCGCCAGCCATTGCAGCGCATCGACCCGCTGGACGCCGCGCGCCGGGGCATCGGCCGGACGTTCCAGAACAACGCGCTGTTCAAGAAGATGAGCGTGCTGGACAACCTGCTCACCGGCCTTTCGCGCCACTCCCGCGCGCGCTTCATCGAACAGGCCCTGGGCTTGCCCCGGGCCCGCCGTGAAGCCCGGGCATTCCGCCAGCTGGCCGAGGGCATCCTGCAGTTTCTGGAATTGCAGGCATTGCGCGATGTGCCGGTGGGCAACCTGGCCTATGGCCTGCAAAAGCGCGTCGAGTTGGGCAGGGCGCTGATCGCCGGGCCCAGCCTGTTGCTGCTGGACGAACCCCTGGCCGGAATGAATGCCGAGGAGAAGCAGGAAATGGCCCGCTTCATCGCCGACATCAACCGTGACTTGGGCACCACCGTGGTGCTGATCGAGCACGACATGGCGGTGGTCATGGACCTGTGCGACCACGTGGTGGTGCTCGACTACGGACGCAAGGTGGGCGATGGCACACCGGCCGAGGTTCAGGCCAACCCCGAGGTGATCGCCGCTTACCTGGGGGCCGTGCACTGA
- a CDS encoding DMT family transporter produces MHYIAHSRGLRSILPNFRRIVRPPQVARKAMTATPSRGFQFKLSKAEAVLVLITMIWGGTFLLVQNAMSVSGPMFFVGLRFAAAACMVGAFSLRHLRGLTLFELRAGAFIGTAIMLGYGLQTVGLQSIPSSQSAFITALYVPFVPLLQWLFMGKRPGLLPSIGIMLAFTGLMLLSGPNGASLDFSPGEIATLISTVAIAAEIILISSFGGRVDVRRVTVVQLAVTSLLAFAMVWPTGEALPGFSWLLLASALGLGAASAVIQLAMNWAQKSVSPTRATLIYAGEPVWAGIVGRIAGERLPGLALLGGALIVLAVIISEWKPKAEAGQQSGEAVES; encoded by the coding sequence GTGCACTATATTGCTCACTCCCGGGGCCTGCGCAGTATACTGCCCAACTTCCGGCGCATTGTGCGTCCCCCTCAGGTAGCACGCAAGGCCATGACAGCAACGCCCTCCCGCGGATTCCAGTTCAAGTTGAGCAAGGCCGAAGCCGTGCTGGTGCTGATCACCATGATCTGGGGCGGCACCTTCCTGCTGGTGCAGAACGCCATGAGCGTCAGCGGGCCGATGTTCTTCGTCGGCCTGCGCTTTGCCGCAGCGGCCTGCATGGTCGGTGCATTCTCACTGCGCCACTTGCGCGGCCTGACCCTGTTCGAACTGCGCGCCGGGGCCTTTATCGGTACCGCGATCATGCTCGGCTACGGTTTGCAGACCGTGGGCCTGCAAAGCATTCCCAGCAGCCAGTCGGCGTTCATCACCGCCCTTTATGTGCCCTTCGTGCCGTTGCTGCAATGGCTGTTCATGGGCAAGCGCCCGGGGTTGCTGCCGAGTATCGGCATCATGCTGGCGTTCACCGGGCTGATGCTGCTGTCCGGGCCCAATGGCGCCTCCCTGGACTTCAGCCCCGGGGAGATCGCCACCCTGATCAGTACCGTGGCCATTGCCGCGGAGATCATCCTCATCAGCAGCTTCGGCGGGCGGGTGGATGTGCGCCGGGTCACCGTGGTGCAACTGGCGGTCACCTCGCTGCTGGCGTTCGCCATGGTGTGGCCGACCGGGGAAGCGCTGCCGGGGTTTTCCTGGCTGCTGCTGGCCAGCGCCCTGGGCCTGGGGGCTGCCAGCGCGGTGATCCAGCTGGCAATGAACTGGGCGCAGAAAAGCGTCTCGCCGACCCGCGCCACCCTGATCTATGCCGGCGAGCCGGTGTGGGCCGGGATTGTCGGGCGCATCGCCGGGGAGCGCCTGCCGGGGCTGGCGTTGCTGGGCGGCGCCTTGATCGTGCTGGCGGTGATCATCAGCGAATGGAAGCCCAAGGCAGAAGCCGGACAGCAGAGCGGCGAGGCGGTGGAGTCCTGA
- a CDS encoding branched-chain amino acid ABC transporter permease, translating into MSLLLTRQTAPLLLVQRRLPWGLAGLLLLAFGVVPVLGNDYWLNAILIPFLVLSLAGLGLNLLTGYTGQTSVGAAGFMAVGAFATYGILLRLPQLGLPLALLGGGLISALVGWLFGLPSSRIKGFYLMVSTLAAQFFLEWLFVKFPWFYNYGSSGTISAPQLSLLGHDLNHPQGRYLLTLVTVLLLTWVAQNLVRSQVGRNWMAIRDMDTAAAVIGIPVARYKRQAFAVSSFYLGIAGALWAFAYLGTASASSFDINRSFQILFIIIIGGMGSVAGNFVGAAFISLLPILLSHAGQALLGGAVDAGQLQNLQKIIFGVLIILFLIKEPEGLIRLLGNLRERLRHWPLRF; encoded by the coding sequence ATGTCCCTTCTTCTGACGCGGCAAACCGCCCCCTTGCTGCTGGTCCAGCGCCGCCTGCCCTGGGGCCTGGCCGGCCTGTTGCTGCTGGCCTTCGGCGTGGTGCCGGTGCTGGGCAACGACTATTGGCTCAACGCGATCCTGATTCCGTTCCTGGTGCTGTCCCTGGCCGGGCTCGGGCTCAACCTGCTGACCGGCTACACCGGCCAGACCTCGGTGGGCGCCGCCGGCTTCATGGCCGTGGGGGCCTTTGCCACCTACGGTATTCTGCTGCGCCTGCCGCAGCTGGGGCTGCCCCTGGCCCTGCTCGGCGGCGGCCTGATCAGCGCCCTGGTGGGCTGGCTGTTCGGCCTGCCCAGTTCGCGGATCAAGGGTTTCTACCTGATGGTCAGCACCCTGGCGGCGCAGTTCTTCCTGGAGTGGCTGTTCGTCAAGTTTCCCTGGTTCTACAACTACGGTTCCTCGGGCACCATTTCGGCGCCGCAGTTGAGCCTGCTGGGCCATGACCTGAACCACCCCCAGGGGCGCTACCTGCTGACCCTGGTGACGGTGCTGCTGTTGACCTGGGTCGCGCAGAACCTGGTGCGCAGCCAGGTCGGGCGCAACTGGATGGCGATCCGCGACATGGACACCGCCGCCGCAGTGATTGGCATCCCGGTGGCCCGCTACAAACGCCAGGCGTTTGCCGTCAGCTCGTTCTACCTGGGCATCGCCGGTGCGCTGTGGGCCTTCGCCTACCTGGGCACCGCCAGCGCCAGCAGCTTCGATATCAATCGTTCGTTCCAGATCCTCTTCATCATCATTATCGGCGGCATGGGCAGCGTGGCCGGCAACTTCGTCGGCGCGGCCTTCATCAGTCTGTTGCCGATTCTCCTCAGCCATGCCGGGCAGGCGCTGCTGGGCGGGGCGGTGGACGCCGGGCAGTTGCAGAACCTGCAGAAAATCATTTTCGGCGTGCTGATCATCCTGTTCCTGATCAAGGAACCCGAGGGCCTGATCCGCTTGCTGGGCAACTTGCGCGAGCGCCTGCGGCACTGGCCGCTGCGCTTCTGA
- a CDS encoding acyl-CoA dehydrogenase, translating into MNALTRPDTPQAALEHNAQVLQRARVLLQQTLDFIREQARPWSGSGLARASDDPYVISRFGDLNIRIDLAAALQERALRQIEQEPDPAEVAVALAEAAIAAGQALLAASDAEFELTGQRSPQPQTLDDPLRWKYQLIGNYRLNGVPPQGFRSFV; encoded by the coding sequence ATGAATGCACTGACCCGCCCCGACACCCCCCAAGCGGCCCTGGAACACAACGCCCAGGTCCTGCAGCGGGCCCGCGTCCTGCTGCAGCAAACCCTGGATTTCATCCGCGAGCAGGCCCGGCCCTGGAGCGGCAGCGGCCTGGCCAGGGCCAGCGACGACCCCTATGTGATCAGCCGCTTTGGCGACCTGAACATCCGCATCGACCTGGCCGCGGCCCTGCAGGAGCGGGCCCTGCGCCAGATAGAACAAGAGCCGGACCCGGCGGAAGTTGCGGTGGCCCTGGCCGAGGCGGCAATTGCCGCGGGCCAGGCGCTGCTGGCGGCCAGCGACGCCGAGTTCGAACTCACCGGTCAGCGCAGCCCGCAGCCCCAGACCCTGGATGACCCGCTGCGCTGGAAATACCAACTGATCGGCAACTACCGCCTCAATGGCGTGCCACCCCAAGGTTTCAGGAGTTTTGTGTGA
- a CDS encoding LLM class flavin-dependent oxidoreductase: protein MSREIRLNAFDMNCVGHQSPGLWAHPRDRSWQYKDLEYWTDLAKILEKGKFDGLFIADVLGIYDVYNGNGEAAIRQAAQVPVNDPLQLIPPMALVTEHLGFGLTASLSFEHPYPFARRLSTLDHLTKGRAGWNIVTSYLESGAKNIGQQAQTEHDARYDYAEEYLEVCYKLWEGSWEDGAILRDRERRIFSDPSKIHEIRHVGKHFQVPGIHLCEPSPQRTPVLYQAGASSRGKQFAAEQAECVFVAAPSKVLLKKTVADIRRRAAEAGRDPSKILIFNLQTVILGETDAKAKAKFEEYKSWVSYEGAMALISGWTGIDFSRFKPDEPLKHVHTNAIQSAVEAFSTADPNKVWTPHELADWVGIGGFGPLFVGSPETVADLLQEWVEETDVDGFNLAYALTHESFIDAVELLVPELQKRGVYKTEYAPGTLREKLFGAGPRLPESHPGSAWRNLGGQRQTAAQRASA from the coding sequence ATGTCCCGTGAAATCCGCCTCAATGCCTTCGACATGAACTGTGTCGGTCACCAGTCGCCGGGCCTCTGGGCCCACCCCCGGGACCGCTCCTGGCAGTACAAGGACCTGGAGTACTGGACCGACCTGGCGAAAATTCTTGAAAAGGGCAAGTTCGACGGGTTGTTCATCGCCGATGTGCTGGGCATCTACGACGTCTACAACGGCAACGGCGAGGCAGCGATCCGCCAGGCCGCCCAGGTCCCGGTGAACGATCCGCTGCAGCTGATCCCGCCCATGGCCCTGGTCACCGAGCACCTGGGCTTCGGCCTCACCGCGTCGCTGTCCTTCGAGCACCCGTACCCCTTCGCCCGGCGCCTTTCCACCCTCGATCACCTGACGAAGGGCCGCGCCGGCTGGAACATCGTCACCTCCTATCTGGAGAGCGGGGCCAAGAACATCGGGCAGCAGGCCCAGACCGAACACGACGCTCGCTACGACTACGCCGAGGAGTATCTGGAGGTCTGCTACAAGCTCTGGGAAGGCAGTTGGGAAGACGGCGCGATCCTGCGCGACCGCGAGCGACGGATCTTCAGCGACCCGAGCAAGATCCACGAGATCCGCCATGTCGGCAAACATTTCCAGGTGCCGGGCATCCACCTCTGCGAGCCGTCGCCGCAACGTACCCCGGTGCTCTACCAGGCCGGGGCGTCCAGCCGGGGCAAGCAGTTCGCCGCCGAGCAGGCCGAATGCGTGTTCGTCGCCGCGCCGTCCAAGGTGCTGCTGAAAAAGACCGTGGCCGACATCCGCCGCCGGGCCGCCGAGGCCGGGCGCGATCCGTCGAAGATCCTGATCTTCAACCTGCAGACGGTGATCCTGGGCGAGACCGACGCCAAGGCCAAGGCCAAGTTCGAGGAATACAAATCCTGGGTCAGCTACGAGGGCGCCATGGCGCTGATTTCCGGCTGGACCGGCATCGACTTCAGCCGCTTCAAGCCCGACGAGCCCCTCAAGCACGTGCACACCAACGCCATCCAGTCGGCGGTGGAAGCCTTCTCCACGGCAGACCCGAACAAGGTCTGGACACCCCATGAACTGGCGGACTGGGTGGGCATCGGCGGCTTTGGCCCGTTGTTCGTCGGTAGCCCGGAAACCGTCGCCGACCTGCTTCAGGAATGGGTGGAAGAAACCGACGTCGACGGCTTCAACCTGGCCTATGCGCTGACCCACGAAAGCTTTATCGACGCCGTGGAACTGCTGGTGCCGGAGTTGCAGAAACGTGGCGTCTACAAGACCGAATACGCCCCGGGTACCCTGCGGGAAAAACTCTTCGGCGCCGGCCCGCGCCTGCCCGAAAGCCACCCGGGCAGCGCCTGGCGCAACCTGGGCGGGCAACGCCAAACAGCCGCGCAACGTGCCAGCGCCTGA
- a CDS encoding ABC transporter substrate-binding protein translates to MRASLKASLAGAALLLAAAVAPAAQAGPDQQFFPLATYRVGAYASSGVQVWAGMIDYLNYINQVEGGINGVKLVWQECETEWTAEKGIECYERFKNGLDGAPVAVYQPNGAPAAYALSERAEVDKIPLITLGYGRTEATDGTVFPYNFPVMLTFYSEASTLVNYIAQREGGFDRLKGKKIATLYHDSAYGRETLGPLKLLAEKYGFENIQIPVADPGNEQSAQWRQIRQQNPDWVFLRTWGVSTPVAVKTAARFGFPVDHIIGDIWASSSEDVLPAGAAAKGYLALTPYPAGSDFEIHKRLKQYILDTGKSDLKDLKNFGSVYYNSGLVNAAVAVEAIRTAQGKFGKRPLNGEEGRWGLEHLNIDDARLKDMGYLGLMQNLKLSCRDHEGGGAARVQQWDGANWTLISEWIAADRALLRPLIDEKAAAFAKEKRLVPRTCNEGD, encoded by the coding sequence ATGCGTGCATCCTTGAAAGCTTCCCTGGCCGGCGCGGCGTTGCTGCTGGCGGCGGCCGTTGCCCCGGCAGCCCAGGCCGGGCCGGACCAGCAGTTCTTCCCCCTGGCCACCTACCGCGTCGGCGCCTATGCCTCCAGCGGGGTGCAGGTGTGGGCCGGGATGATCGACTACCTGAACTACATCAACCAGGTGGAGGGCGGCATCAACGGGGTCAAGCTGGTGTGGCAGGAGTGCGAGACCGAGTGGACCGCCGAGAAGGGCATCGAGTGCTACGAGCGCTTCAAGAACGGCCTGGATGGCGCACCGGTGGCGGTCTACCAGCCCAACGGCGCACCGGCGGCCTATGCCCTGAGTGAGCGTGCCGAGGTGGACAAAATCCCGCTGATCACCCTGGGCTACGGCCGCACCGAAGCCACCGACGGCACGGTGTTCCCCTACAACTTCCCGGTGATGCTGACCTTCTACAGCGAGGCCTCGACCCTGGTGAACTACATCGCCCAGCGCGAGGGCGGGTTCGACCGGCTCAAGGGCAAGAAGATCGCCACGCTTTATCACGACTCCGCCTATGGCCGGGAAACCCTCGGGCCGCTCAAGCTGCTGGCCGAGAAGTACGGTTTCGAGAACATCCAGATTCCGGTGGCCGACCCGGGCAACGAGCAGTCGGCGCAATGGCGGCAGATCCGCCAGCAGAATCCGGACTGGGTGTTCCTGCGCACCTGGGGCGTGTCCACCCCGGTGGCGGTGAAGACCGCCGCGCGCTTCGGCTTCCCGGTGGACCACATCATCGGCGATATCTGGGCCAGCTCCAGCGAAGACGTGCTGCCGGCCGGCGCCGCGGCCAAGGGCTACCTGGCGCTGACGCCCTACCCGGCGGGCAGTGACTTCGAGATCCACAAGCGCCTCAAGCAGTACATCCTCGATACCGGCAAGAGCGACCTCAAGGACCTGAAGAATTTCGGCAGCGTGTACTACAACTCCGGCCTGGTGAACGCGGCGGTGGCGGTGGAGGCGATCCGGACCGCCCAGGGCAAGTTCGGCAAGCGCCCGCTCAATGGCGAGGAAGGGCGCTGGGGCCTGGAACACCTGAACATCGACGACGCCCGGCTCAAGGACATGGGCTACCTGGGGCTGATGCAGAACCTCAAGCTGTCCTGCCGCGATCACGAAGGCGGCGGCGCGGCCCGGGTGCAGCAATGGGACGGCGCCAACTGGACCCTGATCAGCGAGTGGATTGCCGCCGACCGTGCGCTGCTACGGCCGCTGATCGACGAAAAGGCCGCGGCCTTTGCCAAGGAGAAGCGCCTGGTGCCCCGTACATGCAACGAGGGTGACTGA
- a CDS encoding branched-chain amino acid ABC transporter permease, which translates to MAFFFETLLGGLLAGTLYSLVAIGFVLIYKASGVFNFAQGSMLLFAALTFVSLHEQGVPFALALLLTVLVMILGAWLIERLVLRPLVNRSPITLFMATLGLSFIIEGLAQGLMGSQVRALDLGIDDVPLFLGPLMVSQFDLIAAATALVLVTVLALLFNKTRIGISLRAVADDTTAALSIGINLNRIWQIVWAVAGVVGLVAGLLWGARQGVQFSLSLVVLKALPVLIIGGFTSIGGAIAGGLIVGAAENLAEVYIGPLIGGGISPWFAYVLALAFLYIRPAGLFGERAIERV; encoded by the coding sequence ATGGCATTCTTCTTCGAAACCCTGCTCGGCGGTCTGCTGGCCGGCACCCTGTATTCACTGGTGGCCATCGGCTTCGTGCTGATCTACAAGGCCAGTGGCGTGTTCAATTTCGCCCAGGGCTCGATGCTGCTGTTCGCCGCGCTGACCTTCGTCAGCCTGCACGAGCAGGGCGTGCCTTTCGCCCTGGCACTGTTGCTGACGGTGCTGGTGATGATCCTCGGCGCCTGGCTGATCGAACGCCTGGTGCTGCGACCCTTGGTCAACCGCTCGCCGATCACCCTGTTCATGGCCACCCTGGGCCTGTCGTTCATCATCGAGGGCCTGGCCCAGGGCCTGATGGGCTCCCAGGTGCGGGCCCTGGACCTGGGCATCGACGATGTGCCGCTGTTCCTCGGGCCGCTGATGGTCAGCCAGTTCGACCTGATTGCCGCGGCCACCGCCCTGGTGCTGGTGACGGTGCTGGCGCTGCTGTTCAACAAGACCCGCATCGGCATCTCGCTGCGTGCGGTAGCCGACGACACCACGGCGGCGCTGTCCATCGGCATCAACCTCAACCGCATCTGGCAGATCGTCTGGGCGGTGGCCGGGGTGGTGGGGCTGGTGGCCGGGCTGCTCTGGGGGGCACGCCAGGGGGTGCAGTTCTCTCTATCGCTGGTGGTGCTCAAGGCGCTGCCGGTGCTGATCATCGGCGGCTTCACCTCGATCGGCGGGGCGATTGCCGGCGGCCTGATCGTCGGCGCCGCCGAAAACCTGGCGGAGGTCTATATCGGCCCGCTGATTGGCGGCGGCATCAGCCCCTGGTTCGCCTATGTCCTGGCCCTGGCCTTCCTCTACATCCGCCCCGCCGGCCTGTTCGGCGAGCGGGCCATCGAGCGAGTGTGA
- a CDS encoding SfnB family sulfur acquisition oxidoreductase, whose product MTAPAQPSRSAHLIQNDAQAISVARALAQRFAVEAALRDRERRLPRAELDEFSASGLWGITIPKEYGGAGVSYATLVEVIKLISAADPSLGQLPQNHLGVVDILLQTASEEQKRHYFAKVLQGYRFGNAFSEAGSKHVGAFETQIRFDGEQAQIDGEKFYCTGALFAHIVPAVAVDEHNQAHIAFIERDNPGLTVVDSWDGFGQRTTASGGVSLKAVRVPRSAVIPAHRAFDQPTADGPISQIIQAAVDTGIAVAALEDAKHHARQSRPWIDSGLDHGWQDPFTIAAIGDLEWRVHGTEAILAKAAEAVDQALAQPGEDSVAQASLVVAQAKVLSAESALLAASKLFELAGTRSVSGKYNLDRHWRNARTHTLHDPARWKYHLIGNYLLNGIKPARHAWN is encoded by the coding sequence ATGACAGCCCCAGCCCAACCCTCTCGCAGTGCCCATCTAATCCAGAACGATGCGCAAGCCATCAGCGTGGCCCGGGCCCTGGCCCAGCGCTTTGCCGTGGAGGCGGCGCTGCGTGATCGCGAGCGGCGCCTGCCCCGGGCTGAGCTCGACGAATTTTCCGCCAGCGGCCTGTGGGGCATCACCATCCCCAAAGAGTACGGCGGTGCCGGGGTGTCCTACGCCACCCTGGTGGAAGTCATCAAGCTCATTTCCGCCGCCGACCCGTCTCTCGGCCAGTTGCCGCAGAACCACCTGGGGGTGGTGGACATCCTGCTGCAGACCGCCAGCGAAGAGCAGAAGCGCCATTACTTCGCCAAGGTGTTGCAGGGCTACCGCTTCGGCAATGCGTTTTCCGAGGCCGGCAGCAAGCACGTCGGCGCCTTTGAAACCCAGATCCGTTTCGACGGCGAACAGGCGCAGATCGACGGCGAGAAGTTCTACTGCACCGGGGCGCTGTTCGCCCACATCGTCCCGGCGGTGGCGGTGGACGAACACAACCAGGCGCACATTGCCTTTATCGAGCGCGACAACCCTGGCCTCACGGTGGTCGACAGCTGGGACGGCTTCGGCCAGCGCACCACCGCCAGCGGCGGGGTCAGCCTCAAGGCGGTGCGGGTGCCGCGCAGCGCGGTGATCCCGGCCCATCGGGCCTTCGACCAGCCCACCGCCGATGGCCCGATCTCGCAAATCATCCAGGCCGCGGTGGACACCGGCATCGCCGTCGCCGCCCTGGAAGACGCCAAGCATCATGCCCGGCAATCCCGGCCGTGGATCGACAGCGGCCTGGACCATGGCTGGCAGGACCCGTTCACCATCGCCGCCATCGGCGACCTGGAATGGCGGGTGCACGGCACCGAGGCGATCCTCGCCAAGGCCGCCGAGGCGGTCGATCAGGCCCTGGCCCAGCCCGGTGAAGACAGCGTCGCCCAGGCCTCCCTGGTGGTGGCCCAGGCCAAGGTGCTGTCGGCGGAGAGTGCCTTGCTCGCCGCCAGCAAACTCTTCGAACTGGCCGGCACCCGTTCGGTGTCGGGCAAGTACAACCTCGACCGCCACTGGCGCAACGCCCGCACCCACACCCTGCACGATCCGGCGCGCTGGAAATATCACCTGATCGGCAACTACCTGCTCAACGGCATCAAGCCGGCCCGCCACGCCTGGAACTGA
- a CDS encoding ABC transporter ATP-binding protein yields MSHSATAATAETLLQVQDIEVIYDGVILALAGVSLSVPRGAIVALLGANGAGKSTTLKAISGLVRAERAELSRGAIAFAGQDLAGVDPSQRVRQGMVHVLEGRHVFPQLTVEDNLRAGGFVRGLGRRQLEQDLERIYSWFPRLLTKRRVRAGLTSGGEQQMLAIGRALMTRPTLVLLDEPSMGLAPIIVQEIFQIVAQLNREAGVSFLIAEQSINLALKYASHAYLLDTGRVALSGSAEQLLARGDLQDFYLGKH; encoded by the coding sequence ATGAGCCACAGCGCCACGGCCGCGACGGCCGAGACCTTGCTGCAGGTACAGGACATCGAGGTGATCTACGACGGCGTGATCCTGGCGCTGGCCGGGGTATCTTTGAGCGTGCCCCGGGGGGCCATCGTCGCCTTGCTGGGGGCCAACGGCGCCGGCAAGAGCACCACCCTCAAGGCCATTTCCGGGCTGGTGCGGGCCGAGCGTGCCGAGCTCAGCCGCGGCGCCATCGCCTTTGCCGGGCAGGACCTGGCCGGGGTCGACCCCAGCCAGCGGGTGCGCCAGGGCATGGTGCATGTGCTGGAAGGGCGCCACGTCTTCCCCCAGTTGACGGTGGAAGACAACCTGCGCGCCGGCGGCTTTGTCCGTGGCCTGGGCCGGCGCCAGCTGGAACAGGACCTGGAGCGTATCTACAGCTGGTTTCCGCGGCTGCTGACCAAGCGCCGGGTGCGCGCCGGGCTGACCTCCGGTGGCGAGCAGCAGATGCTGGCCATCGGCCGGGCGTTGATGACTCGTCCTACTTTGGTACTGCTGGATGAACCGTCCATGGGCCTTGCGCCTATTATCGTCCAGGAGATTTTCCAGATCGTCGCCCAGCTCAATCGCGAGGCGGGGGTGAGCTTTCTGATCGCCGAGCAAAGCATTAATCTGGCGCTCAAGTACGCTTCCCATGCCTACCTGCTGGACACCGGCCGCGTGGCCTTGTCCGGCAGCGCCGAGCAACTGCTGGCCCGGGGCGACCTGCAGGATTTCTACCTGGGCAAACACTGA
- a CDS encoding AMP-binding protein — MSVHELKRAPSADSPAPQARLQLSGALERLRHWAQVSPLHNALRHKRHGHWYAWRWIDALRDVERLADGLRQQGLTPDSRLAVSARFEPDLLLLALAAHSLGAEVLSLDDELPPQALRQTLWRLQPSHAFVHSRQQVLDWVAASENALAPQLLIAGQALPRLPEGAHLPLLELRELLGRGEPPRRQANWRAPVGSGQLWSEEGTQWQEGLTVLLEQWLGSGQCLAFAESRGSTSRDRREVAPSGLLLSPQRLQRLADEVESRLAPPDSWRRRLCEWALAHPQGLLARLLKHRVRRLLGFARLQFIWQAPQATTPPATPAWIVEFTRNIA; from the coding sequence ATGAGCGTGCATGAACTCAAGCGTGCGCCGAGCGCGGATTCGCCAGCGCCCCAGGCCCGGCTGCAGTTGAGCGGGGCCCTGGAGCGGTTGCGCCACTGGGCCCAGGTCAGCCCGTTGCACAACGCCTTGCGCCACAAGCGCCACGGCCACTGGTACGCCTGGCGCTGGATCGACGCCCTGCGGGACGTCGAGCGCCTGGCCGACGGCCTGCGCCAGCAGGGCCTGACCCCGGATTCGCGGTTGGCAGTCAGTGCCCGCTTCGAACCGGACCTGCTCCTGCTGGCCCTGGCGGCCCACAGCCTTGGCGCCGAGGTGCTGAGCCTGGACGACGAGCTGCCGCCCCAAGCCCTGCGCCAGACCCTGTGGCGCCTGCAACCGAGCCACGCCTTCGTGCATTCGCGCCAGCAGGTGCTGGATTGGGTCGCCGCCAGTGAAAACGCTCTGGCCCCGCAGTTGCTGATTGCCGGGCAAGCCTTGCCGCGCCTGCCGGAAGGCGCGCATCTGCCCCTGCTGGAATTGCGCGAGCTGCTGGGCCGGGGCGAGCCACCCCGGCGCCAGGCCAATTGGCGCGCCCCGGTCGGCAGCGGCCAATTGTGGAGCGAGGAGGGCACGCAATGGCAGGAGGGCCTGACGGTGCTGCTGGAGCAATGGCTGGGCAGTGGCCAGTGCCTGGCCTTCGCCGAAAGCCGCGGCTCGACCAGCCGCGACCGGCGGGAGGTAGCCCCCAGCGGCCTGCTGCTGTCGCCCCAGCGCCTGCAACGCCTGGCGGACGAGGTCGAGAGCCGCCTGGCGCCCCCCGACAGCTGGCGCCGACGCCTGTGCGAGTGGGCCTTGGCCCATCCCCAGGGCCTGTTGGCGCGCCTGCTCAAGCATCGGGTGCGCCGCCTGCTGGGCTTTGCTCGCCTGCAATTCATCTGGCAGGCCCCCCAGGCCACGACGCCACCGGCCACCCCGGCCTGGATCGTCGAATTCACACGGAACATTGCATGA
- a CDS encoding helix-turn-helix domain-containing protein, giving the protein MHKENVQRASVLQHVSLNVRRLRNAAGLSQSALAEKSNVSRRMLVAIEAGEKNVSLGTLDRVAEALDVAFSDLIQAPESRDSSRINELAWAGAIPGSKALLLAKAEATREVELWEWQLEPGEVYHSECDAEGWSEQIYVFEGCLTVFFGDTERRLECGDFFMFASHVPHGYRNDGTRATRFVRNVVI; this is encoded by the coding sequence GTGCACAAAGAAAACGTCCAGCGGGCCTCGGTCCTGCAACATGTCAGCCTCAACGTCCGCCGCCTGCGCAATGCCGCGGGTTTGAGCCAGAGCGCCCTGGCGGAAAAATCCAATGTCAGCCGGCGGATGCTGGTGGCGATAGAGGCGGGGGAGAAGAACGTCAGCCTCGGCACCCTGGACCGGGTGGCCGAAGCCCTGGACGTGGCCTTCAGCGACCTGATCCAGGCCCCGGAATCCCGGGATTCGAGCCGCATCAACGAGCTGGCCTGGGCCGGTGCTATCCCCGGCAGCAAGGCGCTGCTCCTGGCCAAGGCCGAGGCCACCCGTGAAGTGGAGCTTTGGGAATGGCAGCTGGAGCCTGGCGAGGTCTATCACTCGGAGTGCGACGCCGAGGGCTGGAGCGAGCAGATCTACGTCTTCGAAGGCTGCCTGACGGTGTTCTTCGGCGACACTGAACGGCGCCTGGAATGCGGTGACTTCTTCATGTTCGCCAGCCACGTGCCCCACGGCTACCGCAACGACGGCACCCGGGCCACGCGCTTCGTGCGCAATGTGGTGATCTGA